The Miscanthus floridulus cultivar M001 chromosome 7, ASM1932011v1, whole genome shotgun sequence genome includes a region encoding these proteins:
- the LOC136463734 gene encoding B3 domain-containing protein Os02g0598200-like isoform X2, translating to MIGSAPDSARRKPSHGSANDEMRDDDTVVKNTKTSADAFTEKRKKKEHLCSANHGKDRDIRNGDQRIKKSRVPAALCEKGREKDDLNKTNSKKKMMGVDLDKKMTIISNDYNKIKCKKKVNTASLEKESKKKLPNASTGKNTQRDAGEEGRIMSNSDSKVKSKKVSTTLSEKEKNKEKLNKTHREKKMQADDSKMRNYDSGVNKGKVSTTFCDKEKKRKRPNNTNSEKETAPITSAVKEKKMRTTESMEIKMRHDRQNRRNVPLDVSNEKMDISSHSNYKLGKRKLPHTQLKRKKKMQCNDSDKKIHGAKMKEMKIFSCGKEKVIPLTVAPRLEYLTNHLVFLKDSEGKCSVVMVSNVAGSLAFDQGWDIFVSNHLIKWGEFLLFEYIAESTFSVRVFGTDSSERLYFNAESTTKGERKKQTWSNMSPDDLVLNNGSSENIDNGNYVSGENPRTKVPQTGHVTYNTKKYPKPVEHVVGSGLVAQDNNGNLIDPQCKTKGTSPLCSKGKTLIMLIDSEDSEPLEHENGDTMKLATSGADSDTSLVAVNTNEDPIRAQSGIGNGPSVVLADEKGSSPEIECGTKSISTTCSEGKTRSQIIITATDLLDLHDSDEDLGRKQRTNAIPLDSITPVVDYHNHSKTNIIQNFYRKYEAPGGFRCLEKWRKDVVNNQASLDCTVPIEPENPQKNDSMLVDGYGSIELNPVDEYICSEGNHECVQPIFTTPIKEPSSADRVTNCGHDGTEIDYSINEKDGGASVLLEAKGEGLEPMGSIVHSLSNNVPLCANPVVPGKDGAPGLTPIGSEGSCAFIESMFTGPIEKTSSPDEISKCSSSTKEIEHNVNGKGTTVQFEIQMDQVEPVSVRSKSCNIVLRANKSEHPSSKQESRMSSNTEVPEPLLPMKDEILKLDYHSPPEINSQLCIPDTTQKWLDLSKSLSSAVRQRRHHWNIIMLKDAMKRLWPIIYHDSPIFVGFTAGWKHFVAANNLQTGDVCELIKESDDDEPVYSVRMRAKI from the exons ATGATCGGCTCTGCTCCTGATTCGGCCCGCCGGAAGCCGAGTCACGGCAGTGCCAATGATGAGATGCGGGATGATGACACTGTGGTAAAGAACACGAAGACGTCCGCTGATGCCTTCACAGAGAAGAGGAAGAAAAAGGAGCATTTGTGCAGTGCCAACCATGGGAAGGATAGGGACATACGGAATGGGGACCAAAGGATAAAGAAGAGCAGGGTGCCTGCCGCATTATGTGAGAAGGggagggaaaaggatgacctgaacAAAACCAACagcaagaagaagatgatgggTGTTGACCTGGACAAGAAAATGACGATTATATCGAATGACTACAATAAGATAAAGTGTAAGAAAAAGGTCAACACTGCATCCCTTGAGAAGGAGAGTAAGAAAAAACTTCCCAATGCCAGCACTGGGAAGAATACGCAAAGGGATGCTGGCGAGGAAGGGAGGATTATGAGTAACTCTGATAGTAAGGTGAAGAGCAAGAAGGTGTCAACCACATTatctgagaaggagaagaataAGGAAAAGCTGAACAAAACACACAGAGAGAAGAAGATGCAGGCTGATGACAGCAAGATGAGGAATTATGATAGTGGagtgaacaaggggaaggtgtccacaacATTTTGtgataaagaaaagaaaaggaaaaggccAAACAATACCAACAGTGAGAAGGAGACTGCGCCAATCACATCTGCTGTTAAAGAGAAGAAAATGAGGACCACTGAGAGCATGGAGATTAAGATGAGACATGACCGACAGAATAGGAGAAATGTGCCACTTGATGTATCCAACGAGAAGATGGATATATCAAGTCACTCTAACTATAAATTAGGGAAGAGGAAATTACCACACACACAATTGAAGAGAAAAAAGAAGATGCAGTGCAATGATAGTGATAAGAAGATTCACGGTGCCAAGATGAAGGAAATGAAAATATTTAGCTGCGGCAAGGAAAAG GTGATACCACTAACTGTTGCACCCAGATTGGAGTATTTGACTAATCATCTTGTATTTCTTAAAGATTCAGAAGGAAAATGTTCAGTGGTCATGGTATCGAATGTCGCTGGTTCCCTTGCTTTTGATCAGGGATGGGATATTTTTGTTTCAAACCATTTGATTAAATGGGGTGAGTTTCTGTTGTTTGAGTATATTGCTGAGAGTACATTTTCTGTGCGGGTTTTTGGTACAGACTCTAGTGAAAGACTCTACTTCAATGCTGAGAGCACAACTAAAGGTGAAAGAAAGAAACAGACATGGAGTAATATGTCACCTGATGATTTGGTCTTGAACAATGGTAGTTCAGAAAACATAGATAATGGAAACTATGTTTCTGGCGAAAATCCCAGGACCAAAGTGCCTCAAACTGGTCATGTGACTTACAATACAAAAAAATACCCTAAACCAGTTGAACATGTGGTTGGATCTGGACTAGTGGCACAAGATAACAATGGAAATTTGATTGATCCACAGTGCAAAACAAAGGGTACTTCTCCACTGTGCAGCAAAGGAAAAACACTAATTATGCTTATAGATTCTGAAGATTCTGAACCTTTGGAGCATGAAAATGGGGATACAATGAAGCTAGCCACATCAGGTGCAGATTCAGATACAAGTCTTGTGGCTGTTAATACCAATGAAGACCCTATAAGAGCTCAGAGTGGCATTGGGAATGGACCCTCAGTTGTACTAGCTGACGAGAAGGGGAGTTCCCCTGAAATTGAGTGCGGAACCAAGTCCATTTCAACAACATGCAGCGAAGGAAAAACAAGATCTCAAATAATTATAACTGCTACAGATCTCTTGGATTTACATGATTCAGATGAAGATTTAGGAAGAAAGCAAAGAACAAATGCCATTCCTTTAGATTCTATCACGCCTGTGGTAGATTATCATAATCATAGCAAGACGAACATTATCCAAAACTTTTACAGAAAATATGAAGCTCCTGGAGGTTTTCGCTGCTTGGAGAAGTGGAGGAAGGATGTTGTGAACAATCAAGCATCTCTTGATTGCACTGTACCGATTGAACCTGAAAACCCACAAAAAAATGACAGCATGTTGGTTGATGGTTATGGTTCAATTGAACTAAACCCTGTAGATGAGTACATTTGTTCCGAGGGCAATCATGAATGTGTCCAACCAATATTCACCACGCCCATCAAAGAACCATCAAGTGCTGATAGAGTAACCAATTGCGGACACGATGGGACAGAGATCGACTATAGCATCAATGAGAAAGATGGAG GTGCTTCTGTTCTACTTGAAGCAAAAGGGGAAGGATTGGAACCTATGGGAAGCATTGTACATAGCCTAAGTAATAATGTCCCGCTGTGTGCGAACCCTGTAGTTCCAGGTAAGGATGGTGCACCAGGACTAACCCCTATTGGGTCTGAAGGAAGTTGTGCCTTTATTGAATCAATGTTCACTGGGCCCATTGAGAAAACCTCAAGTCCTGACGAAATATCCAAATGCAGCAGTAGCACGAAAGAGATCGAACATAATGTCAATGGAAAAG GAACTACTGTTCAATTTGAAATCCAAATGGATCAAGTGGAGCCAGTGAGTGTACGCAGCAAAAGTTGCAACATTGTTCTACGTGCCAACAAATCAG AACATCCTTCCTCCAAACAGGAAAGTAGAATGTCTAGTAACACTGAGGTCCCAGAGCCTTTGTTGCCTATGAAGGACGAAATTCTGAAGCTGGATTATCATTCTCCACCAGAGATCAACTCGCAACTGTGCATTCCTGATACCACTCAGAAATGGCTT GACCTATCCAAGTCGCTTTCCAGTGCAGTTAGACAGAGAAGGCATCATTGGAATATTATAATGCTGAAGGATGCCATGAAGAGATTATGGCCTATTATTTACCATGACAGCCCAATATTTGTGGGCTTCACGGCGGGCTGGAAACATTTTGTTGCAGCAAACAACCTCCAGACCGGGGATGTCTGCGAGCTTATTAAGGAGTCAGACGATGATGAGCCGGTGTACTCTGTCCGAATGCGTGCTAAAATTTAA
- the LOC136463734 gene encoding B3 domain-containing protein Os02g0598200-like isoform X1, whose translation MIGSAPDSARRKPSHGSANDEMRDDDTVVKNTKTSADAFTEKRKKKEHLCSANHGKDRDIRNGDQRIKKSRVPAALCEKGREKDDLNKTNSKKKMMGVDLDKKMTIISNDYNKIKCKKKVNTASLEKESKKKLPNASTGKNTQRDAGEEGRIMSNSDSKVKSKKVSTTLSEKEKNKEKLNKTHREKKMQADDSKMRNYDSGVNKGKVSTTFCDKEKKRKRPNNTNSEKETAPITSAVKEKKMRTTESMEIKMRHDRQNRRNVPLDVSNEKMDISSHSNYKLGKRKLPHTQLKRKKKMQCNDSDKKIHGAKMKEMKIFSCGKEKVNQASFAFFKVMCNNFEKFMVIPLTVAPRLEYLTNHLVFLKDSEGKCSVVMVSNVAGSLAFDQGWDIFVSNHLIKWGEFLLFEYIAESTFSVRVFGTDSSERLYFNAESTTKGERKKQTWSNMSPDDLVLNNGSSENIDNGNYVSGENPRTKVPQTGHVTYNTKKYPKPVEHVVGSGLVAQDNNGNLIDPQCKTKGTSPLCSKGKTLIMLIDSEDSEPLEHENGDTMKLATSGADSDTSLVAVNTNEDPIRAQSGIGNGPSVVLADEKGSSPEIECGTKSISTTCSEGKTRSQIIITATDLLDLHDSDEDLGRKQRTNAIPLDSITPVVDYHNHSKTNIIQNFYRKYEAPGGFRCLEKWRKDVVNNQASLDCTVPIEPENPQKNDSMLVDGYGSIELNPVDEYICSEGNHECVQPIFTTPIKEPSSADRVTNCGHDGTEIDYSINEKDGGASVLLEAKGEGLEPMGSIVHSLSNNVPLCANPVVPGKDGAPGLTPIGSEGSCAFIESMFTGPIEKTSSPDEISKCSSSTKEIEHNVNGKGTTVQFEIQMDQVEPVSVRSKSCNIVLRANKSEHPSSKQESRMSSNTEVPEPLLPMKDEILKLDYHSPPEINSQLCIPDTTQKWLDLSKSLSSAVRQRRHHWNIIMLKDAMKRLWPIIYHDSPIFVGFTAGWKHFVAANNLQTGDVCELIKESDDDEPVYSVRMRAKI comes from the exons ATGATCGGCTCTGCTCCTGATTCGGCCCGCCGGAAGCCGAGTCACGGCAGTGCCAATGATGAGATGCGGGATGATGACACTGTGGTAAAGAACACGAAGACGTCCGCTGATGCCTTCACAGAGAAGAGGAAGAAAAAGGAGCATTTGTGCAGTGCCAACCATGGGAAGGATAGGGACATACGGAATGGGGACCAAAGGATAAAGAAGAGCAGGGTGCCTGCCGCATTATGTGAGAAGGggagggaaaaggatgacctgaacAAAACCAACagcaagaagaagatgatgggTGTTGACCTGGACAAGAAAATGACGATTATATCGAATGACTACAATAAGATAAAGTGTAAGAAAAAGGTCAACACTGCATCCCTTGAGAAGGAGAGTAAGAAAAAACTTCCCAATGCCAGCACTGGGAAGAATACGCAAAGGGATGCTGGCGAGGAAGGGAGGATTATGAGTAACTCTGATAGTAAGGTGAAGAGCAAGAAGGTGTCAACCACATTatctgagaaggagaagaataAGGAAAAGCTGAACAAAACACACAGAGAGAAGAAGATGCAGGCTGATGACAGCAAGATGAGGAATTATGATAGTGGagtgaacaaggggaaggtgtccacaacATTTTGtgataaagaaaagaaaaggaaaaggccAAACAATACCAACAGTGAGAAGGAGACTGCGCCAATCACATCTGCTGTTAAAGAGAAGAAAATGAGGACCACTGAGAGCATGGAGATTAAGATGAGACATGACCGACAGAATAGGAGAAATGTGCCACTTGATGTATCCAACGAGAAGATGGATATATCAAGTCACTCTAACTATAAATTAGGGAAGAGGAAATTACCACACACACAATTGAAGAGAAAAAAGAAGATGCAGTGCAATGATAGTGATAAGAAGATTCACGGTGCCAAGATGAAGGAAATGAAAATATTTAGCTGCGGCAAGGAAAAGGTTAATCAGGCTTCATTCGCATTTTTTAAAGTCATGTGCAACAATTTCGAGAAATTTATG GTGATACCACTAACTGTTGCACCCAGATTGGAGTATTTGACTAATCATCTTGTATTTCTTAAAGATTCAGAAGGAAAATGTTCAGTGGTCATGGTATCGAATGTCGCTGGTTCCCTTGCTTTTGATCAGGGATGGGATATTTTTGTTTCAAACCATTTGATTAAATGGGGTGAGTTTCTGTTGTTTGAGTATATTGCTGAGAGTACATTTTCTGTGCGGGTTTTTGGTACAGACTCTAGTGAAAGACTCTACTTCAATGCTGAGAGCACAACTAAAGGTGAAAGAAAGAAACAGACATGGAGTAATATGTCACCTGATGATTTGGTCTTGAACAATGGTAGTTCAGAAAACATAGATAATGGAAACTATGTTTCTGGCGAAAATCCCAGGACCAAAGTGCCTCAAACTGGTCATGTGACTTACAATACAAAAAAATACCCTAAACCAGTTGAACATGTGGTTGGATCTGGACTAGTGGCACAAGATAACAATGGAAATTTGATTGATCCACAGTGCAAAACAAAGGGTACTTCTCCACTGTGCAGCAAAGGAAAAACACTAATTATGCTTATAGATTCTGAAGATTCTGAACCTTTGGAGCATGAAAATGGGGATACAATGAAGCTAGCCACATCAGGTGCAGATTCAGATACAAGTCTTGTGGCTGTTAATACCAATGAAGACCCTATAAGAGCTCAGAGTGGCATTGGGAATGGACCCTCAGTTGTACTAGCTGACGAGAAGGGGAGTTCCCCTGAAATTGAGTGCGGAACCAAGTCCATTTCAACAACATGCAGCGAAGGAAAAACAAGATCTCAAATAATTATAACTGCTACAGATCTCTTGGATTTACATGATTCAGATGAAGATTTAGGAAGAAAGCAAAGAACAAATGCCATTCCTTTAGATTCTATCACGCCTGTGGTAGATTATCATAATCATAGCAAGACGAACATTATCCAAAACTTTTACAGAAAATATGAAGCTCCTGGAGGTTTTCGCTGCTTGGAGAAGTGGAGGAAGGATGTTGTGAACAATCAAGCATCTCTTGATTGCACTGTACCGATTGAACCTGAAAACCCACAAAAAAATGACAGCATGTTGGTTGATGGTTATGGTTCAATTGAACTAAACCCTGTAGATGAGTACATTTGTTCCGAGGGCAATCATGAATGTGTCCAACCAATATTCACCACGCCCATCAAAGAACCATCAAGTGCTGATAGAGTAACCAATTGCGGACACGATGGGACAGAGATCGACTATAGCATCAATGAGAAAGATGGAG GTGCTTCTGTTCTACTTGAAGCAAAAGGGGAAGGATTGGAACCTATGGGAAGCATTGTACATAGCCTAAGTAATAATGTCCCGCTGTGTGCGAACCCTGTAGTTCCAGGTAAGGATGGTGCACCAGGACTAACCCCTATTGGGTCTGAAGGAAGTTGTGCCTTTATTGAATCAATGTTCACTGGGCCCATTGAGAAAACCTCAAGTCCTGACGAAATATCCAAATGCAGCAGTAGCACGAAAGAGATCGAACATAATGTCAATGGAAAAG GAACTACTGTTCAATTTGAAATCCAAATGGATCAAGTGGAGCCAGTGAGTGTACGCAGCAAAAGTTGCAACATTGTTCTACGTGCCAACAAATCAG AACATCCTTCCTCCAAACAGGAAAGTAGAATGTCTAGTAACACTGAGGTCCCAGAGCCTTTGTTGCCTATGAAGGACGAAATTCTGAAGCTGGATTATCATTCTCCACCAGAGATCAACTCGCAACTGTGCATTCCTGATACCACTCAGAAATGGCTT GACCTATCCAAGTCGCTTTCCAGTGCAGTTAGACAGAGAAGGCATCATTGGAATATTATAATGCTGAAGGATGCCATGAAGAGATTATGGCCTATTATTTACCATGACAGCCCAATATTTGTGGGCTTCACGGCGGGCTGGAAACATTTTGTTGCAGCAAACAACCTCCAGACCGGGGATGTCTGCGAGCTTATTAAGGAGTCAGACGATGATGAGCCGGTGTACTCTGTCCGAATGCGTGCTAAAATTTAA